A window of the Mauremys mutica isolate MM-2020 ecotype Southern unplaced genomic scaffold, ASM2049712v1 Super-Scaffold_328, whole genome shotgun sequence genome harbors these coding sequences:
- the SERPINE1 gene encoding plasminogen activator inhibitor 1: MQLLLVVLSGMALLCVADPLRHPTGSRVAQLSANFGVKVFQEVAKASPDRNVAFSPFGVASVLAMLQMAAAGESRSQIKAAMEYGVNERGIPQALRWLRKELTSPKNQDRVDVADALFVQRDLGLAPGFMKTFARAFRQTVKQVNFTEGERARSIINSWVTDSTHGMISDFLGPGTVDELTRLVLVNAVYFKGLWKLPFPEADTRQRVFHKSDGSRVVVPMMEQTAKFNYGEFFTPERVDYDVVELPYHGDTLSMLIAAPYRREVPLAALTRLLDARLLGEWKANMTQVPRQLVLPKFSLESESDLRRPLQQLGVRDVFSPGAADFSSLSAEESLYVAQALQKVKIEVNESGTKASSATAAIVYARMSPLEIIMDRPFLFVVRHNPTGAILFMGQVMEP, encoded by the exons ATGCAGCTCCTACTAGTGGTTCTGTCCGGCATGGCCCTCCTGTGCGTGGCCGACCCTCTGCGCCACCCCACCGGCTCCCGCGTAGCCCAGCTCTCTGCCAACTTTGGGGTGAAGGTTTTCCAGGAGGTGGCCAAGGCGTCCCCAGATCGTAACGTGGCCTTCTCCCCTTTCGGGGTGGCCTCTGTACTGGCCATGCTGCAGATGGCGGCCGCCGGGGAGAGCCGGAGTCAGATCAAGGCAGCCATGGAGTATGGGGTCAATG AGCGGGGCATCCCCCAGGCGCTGCGTTGGCTGCGCAAGGAGCTGACGTCGCCGAAGAACCAGGACAGGGTGGACGTTGCTGACGCGCTCTTCGTGCAGCGGGACCTGGGGCTGGCGCCCGGGTTCATGAAGACGTTCGCCCGCGCCTTCCGCCAGACCGTCAAACAGGTCAACTTTACGGAGGGCGAGCGCGCGCGCTCCATCATCAACAGCTGGGTCACAGACAGCACCCACG GGATGATCAGTGACTTCCTGGGGCCGGGCACCGTGGACGAGCTGACCCGCCTGGTGCTGGTGAACGCTGTGTATTTCAAGGGGCTCTGGAAGCTGCCCTTCCCGGAGGCGGACACGCGCCAGCGCGTCTTCCACAAGTCGGACGGCAGCCGGGTGGTGGTGCCCATGATGGAGCAGACGGCCAAGTTCAACTACG gcGAGTTCTTCACCCCGGAGCGAGTGGACTACGACGTGGTGGAGCTGCCGTACCACGGGGACACGCTCAGCATGCTCATCGCCGCCCCCTACCGCCGAGAGGTGCCCCTGGCCGCCCTCACCCGGCTCCTCGACGCCCGGCTGCTGGGCGAGTGGAAGGCGAACATGACCCAAGTGCCCCGGCAGCTCGTACTTCCCAA gTTCTCCCTGGAGAGCGAATCCGACCTGCGCCggcccctgcagcagctgggcgtGAGGGACGTCTTCAGCCCCGGCGCCGCGGACTTCAGCAGCCTGTCAG ccGAGGAGTCGCTGTACGTGGCGCAGGCCCTGCAGAAGGTGAAGATCGAGGTGAATGAGAGCGGCACCAAAGCCTCCTCCGCCACAG CTGCCATAGTCTACGCCCGGATGTCGCCCCTGGAGATCATCATGGACCGGCCCTTCCTCTTCGTGGTGCGGCACAACCCCACAG gtGCCATCCTCTTCATGGGACAGGTGATGGAGCCCTGA